The proteins below are encoded in one region of Pseudomonas putida S13.1.2:
- the pilH gene encoding twitching motility response regulator PilH gives MARVLIVDDSPTEMYKLAGWLEKHGHEVLKASNGADGVALARQEKPDAVLMDIVMPVLNGFQATRQLSKYPETSAIPVLVVTTKDQETDRIWAKRQGARGFVTKPVEEDDLIAKLKEVLGA, from the coding sequence ATGGCCCGAGTTCTGATTGTCGACGACTCGCCGACAGAGATGTACAAATTGGCCGGATGGCTTGAAAAGCACGGCCATGAGGTGCTCAAAGCCAGCAACGGTGCCGATGGCGTTGCGCTGGCCCGTCAGGAAAAGCCCGATGCGGTATTGATGGATATCGTCATGCCGGTTCTCAACGGCTTCCAGGCGACCCGGCAATTGAGCAAGTACCCCGAGACCAGCGCCATTCCAGTATTGGTCGTTACCACCAAAGACCAGGAAACCGATCGGATCTGGGCAAAGCGCCAGGGCGCGAGGGGGTTCGTGACCAAGCCTGTGGAAGAAGACGACCTGATCGCCAAGCTCAAAGAAGTGCTGGGCGCTTGA
- a CDS encoding chemotaxis protein CheW, with the protein MTTRPQGASLTAFELLLDIDRRCRLLVADQPPQDNRLQQWSGIGFRIAGQWFVAPMGEVAEVLREPRSSRVPGVQPWVCGVANLRGRLLPVMDLSCFFGLGHVAPGKQRRVLVLDHEALFVGLLVDEVLGLQHFDLDSLQLSPPQPLIRAAARFVQGHFPRERNWAIFSPFALAQAPGFLDVAL; encoded by the coding sequence TTGACCACCCGCCCGCAGGGCGCGTCGCTGACCGCCTTCGAGCTGTTGCTGGACATTGACCGGCGCTGCCGCCTGCTGGTCGCCGACCAACCGCCGCAGGACAACCGCCTGCAACAGTGGAGCGGTATCGGTTTTCGCATTGCCGGGCAGTGGTTCGTCGCGCCCATGGGCGAAGTGGCCGAGGTGCTGCGCGAACCGCGCAGCAGCCGCGTCCCTGGTGTGCAGCCCTGGGTGTGCGGGGTCGCCAACCTGCGCGGCCGGTTGTTGCCGGTGATGGACCTCAGCTGCTTTTTCGGCCTGGGCCACGTTGCCCCGGGCAAGCAACGGCGGGTGCTGGTGCTGGACCACGAGGCGCTGTTCGTCGGCCTGCTGGTGGACGAGGTACTGGGCCTGCAGCATTTTGACCTGGACAGCCTGCAGCTTTCACCGCCGCAGCCACTGATCCGCGCCGCTGCACGTTTTGTGCAGGGGCATTTCCCGCGTGAACGCAACTGGGCGATCTTCAGCCCCTTCGCCCTTGCCCAGGCGCCGGGCTTTCTCGATGTGGCGTTATAG
- a CDS encoding methyl-accepting chemotaxis protein, protein MSPRTRSIAQITVLFLILILSIILLFANFAYLNTQSNYDKQYIGHAGELRVLSQRIAKNATEAATGKALAFKLLSDARNDFERRWGYLRQGDKSTGLPPAPPTVRDEMESVRRDWENLRKNTDTILASEQTVLSLHQVAATLAETVPQLQVEYEKVVEILLQSGAPANQVAVAQRQLLLAERILGSVNTVLAGDDAAAQAADAFGRDAGRFGQVLEGMLSGNAAIQVTRVEDADARARLAEIAELFQFVAGSVDEILETSPELFRVREAAGNIFSLSQTLLDEASHLANGFENLAGGRTLDTVGGYALGLLALASIILIGLVMVRTTNRQLRETAEKNERNQQAIMRLLDEIEELADGDLTVTVSVTEDFTGAIADSINYSVDQLRDLVATINHSAVQVAAAVQDTQNTARQLAKASEHQAEQISEASEAVGDMVESIDRVSAHAYESAKVAERSVAIANKGNEVVHNTINGMDNIREQIQDTAKRIKRLGESSQEIGDIVSLIDDIADQTNILALNAAIQASLAGEAGRGFAVVADEVQRLAERSSSATRQIEALVRTIQADTNEAVISMEQTTAEVVRGARLAQDAGVALAEIEGVSQNLADLIHSISDAAQLQTSSAGQISHTMAVIQQITAQTSAGSGATADSIRHLARMASEMRRSVSGFTLPPPAEPK, encoded by the coding sequence GTGAGCCCGCGTACCCGCAGCATCGCGCAGATTACCGTGCTGTTCCTGATTCTGATCTTGTCGATCATCCTGCTGTTCGCCAACTTCGCGTACCTGAACACCCAATCCAACTACGACAAGCAGTACATCGGTCATGCCGGCGAACTGCGGGTGTTGTCGCAACGCATCGCCAAGAACGCCACCGAAGCGGCCACCGGCAAGGCCCTGGCCTTCAAGCTGCTATCGGATGCGCGCAACGATTTTGAACGGCGCTGGGGCTACCTGCGCCAGGGTGACAAGTCCACCGGCCTGCCGCCGGCGCCGCCCACGGTGCGTGACGAGATGGAATCGGTACGCCGCGACTGGGAAAACCTGCGCAAGAACACCGACACCATCCTGGCCAGCGAGCAGACCGTGCTGTCGCTGCACCAGGTGGCGGCGACGCTGGCCGAAACCGTGCCGCAGTTGCAGGTGGAATACGAGAAAGTGGTCGAGATCCTGCTGCAAAGCGGCGCCCCGGCCAACCAGGTAGCGGTGGCCCAGCGCCAGCTGTTGCTGGCCGAGCGCATCCTAGGTTCGGTCAACACCGTGCTGGCCGGTGACGATGCCGCAGCCCAGGCGGCCGACGCCTTTGGCCGCGATGCCGGGCGCTTTGGCCAAGTGCTGGAGGGCATGCTTAGCGGTAACGCGGCAATCCAGGTAACCCGCGTCGAAGACGCCGACGCCCGTGCACGTCTGGCTGAAATCGCCGAACTGTTCCAGTTCGTTGCCGGCTCTGTGGATGAAATCCTCGAAACCTCGCCCGAACTGTTCCGCGTGCGCGAGGCAGCAGGCAACATCTTCAGCCTGTCGCAAACCCTGCTCGACGAAGCGTCGCACCTGGCCAACGGTTTCGAGAACCTGGCCGGCGGGCGCACCCTCGACACCGTTGGCGGCTACGCCCTGGGCCTGCTTGCGCTGGCCTCGATCATCCTCATCGGCCTGGTCATGGTGCGCACCACCAACCGCCAGCTGCGCGAAACGGCGGAAAAGAACGAACGCAACCAGCAGGCGATCATGCGCCTGCTCGACGAAATCGAAGAGCTGGCCGATGGCGACCTGACCGTAACCGTATCGGTAACCGAGGACTTCACCGGCGCCATTGCCGACTCGATCAACTATTCCGTGGACCAGCTGCGCGACCTGGTGGCCACCATCAACCACAGCGCCGTGCAGGTGGCCGCGGCCGTGCAGGACACGCAAAACACCGCTCGCCAGCTTGCCAAGGCCTCCGAGCACCAGGCCGAGCAGATCAGCGAGGCCTCCGAGGCGGTTGGCGACATGGTCGAGTCGATCGACCGGGTATCCGCGCATGCCTACGAATCGGCCAAGGTGGCCGAACGCTCGGTGGCCATCGCCAACAAGGGTAACGAGGTGGTGCACAACACCATCAATGGCATGGACAACATTCGCGAGCAGATCCAGGACACCGCCAAGCGGATCAAGCGCCTGGGTGAGTCTTCCCAGGAAATCGGCGACATCGTCAGCCTGATCGACGACATTGCCGACCAGACCAACATCCTTGCCCTCAACGCGGCGATCCAGGCCTCGCTGGCCGGTGAGGCCGGCCGTGGTTTTGCCGTGGTCGCCGACGAGGTGCAGCGCCTGGCCGAACGCTCGTCATCGGCCACCCGCCAGATAGAGGCGCTGGTGCGCACCATCCAGGCCGACACCAACGAGGCGGTAATCTCCATGGAGCAGACCACCGCCGAAGTGGTGCGCGGCGCCCGCCTGGCCCAGGATGCCGGGGTGGCGCTGGCGGAGATCGAAGGGGTGTCGCAGAACCTCGCCGACCTTATCCACAGCATCTCCGACGCTGCCCAGTTGCAGACCTCGTCGGCCGGGCAGATCTCCCACACCATGGCGGTCATCCAGCAGATTACCGCACAGACCTCCGCCGGCTCCGGGGCCACTGCCGACAGCATCCGCCACCTGGCCCGCATGGCCAGCGAGATGCGCCGTTCGGTGTCCGGCTTCACCCTGCCGCCACCTGCCGAGCCCAAGTGA
- a CDS encoding Hpt domain-containing protein, which produces MASVAVSPERHDTVALAWTKAAILDCLGQARQALERFAGEPGELSILAFVVDNLHQVHGCLRMLELRGATRLAEELELFAKAMADGQVSPRGDCLGALFRGLEQLPSYLERLRGARHDLPLVMLPLLNQLRACRGIEPLAQASLISGAAQRFAGSDDLANLDLSLGNWREQLQAGPGRDALRSVVTALCDDLMRIKERLDQFVRSDRQHSEQLDALLAPLRHVADTLAVLGFQQPRRVIIDQVLALQALAQGERAVDDAVLMDVAGALLYVEASLNGMVGPLEENGQGGLPGSDLAEIRQLVLNESLNVLQQAKDLIGDYVESDWPRQRLQPLPGLLQQVRGALAMLMLPAVAELFAGCASYAQRWLQHLEDEPPADELSHLAEALSAAECYLQWRVADPLADGQPFIDMARASLAALGVHCAQADARAGLDSHGDGIDDELREVFLEEAGELLPEIERHWLRWRADNQQRAALGEVRRALHTLKGSGRMVHAEAVAELAWGAEHLLNRVLEGRSVLSPEGVVALQQVFVHLPDLLADFAAGQLPQLTEIEQLAGHLHALAENDAPAASIDGLDPQLLDIFRSEAQGHLATLDDFLQGADGHDTPVSDGLQRALHTLKGSAAMAGVMPVAELATAFDRLAREYKGHQLPLQMAEIEWLEAARSLFHLGLAQLDSTPLAAIPGAAELIEAVGQAVDSRLAGGHDDPQHARRSKRDPQRVASFLAQAMDILLDAESLLSRWQQQPGQRDALDTLLDQMTTLGHAAHLADLWQMDDVCEALLDLYGAVEEGSLPADARFFAHTHRAHEALLDMLDEVAAGQDIVSRPELVDSLRNLLDQALPPDATGLVGIDTVTPLHPDMDLSDTLGLSHNPLLPELVEPLPEDPESPGEELLEVFLEESSDIVESAAAALARWQADPRSSVEVDNLMRDLHTLKGVARMVEIAPIGDLAHELEFLYELLAAGRLPPSPPLFALLQNCHDRLAHMLDAVRLGQPLHAATALIDYIRNFSSAALTDSAAGQGPVEAAASEVPAAAPERAPGDMVKVDAELLDDLGNLAGEHSIIRGRIEQQVNDAQFALNEMETTLERMRDQLLRLDNETQGRISSRQAFEGDAYDDFDPLEMDRHSQLQQLSRALFESASDLLDLKETLAQRAQEAYSLLQQQARVNSQLQEGLTATLMVPFERLVPRLQRVVRQVASELGKQVELVVGNAEGELDRSVLERMVAPLEHMLRNAVDHGLESREARLAAGKPEQGTIHLNLLHEGADIVIEMTDDGAGVPLDAVRRKAIKRGLLDPQADLSDHEILQFILRPGFSTAEKITQISGRGLGMDVVHEEVKQLGGSMSIESALGKGARFLIRLPFTVSINRALMVHLGEEQYAIPLNTIEGIVRVPPAELAVCYQLDTPRYVYAGHEYELRYLGELLQGLPRPALLGQSVPLPVLLVHSKEQSFAIQADSLSPSREIVVKSLGPQFAAVAGLSGATLLGDGRVVLILDLLGQLRGQQRRLARLPGGGTQRQLLGPAPRRALLVMVVDDSVTVRKVTSRLLERHGMSVLTAKDGVDAMALLEDHRPDVLLLDIEMPRMDGFEVATRIRRDERLKDLPIIMITSRTGQKHRDRAMAIGVNEYLGKPYQESLLLQSIAHWSQAHA; this is translated from the coding sequence ATGGCATCTGTTGCTGTAAGCCCCGAGCGCCACGACACGGTGGCGCTGGCCTGGACCAAGGCTGCCATCCTCGACTGCCTGGGCCAGGCGCGCCAGGCGCTGGAGCGTTTTGCCGGCGAGCCTGGCGAGCTGTCGATACTGGCCTTTGTGGTCGACAACCTGCACCAGGTGCATGGCTGCCTGCGCATGCTCGAGCTGCGAGGTGCCACGCGCCTGGCCGAGGAACTGGAGCTGTTCGCCAAGGCCATGGCCGACGGCCAGGTGAGCCCACGGGGTGATTGCCTGGGTGCGTTGTTCCGCGGCCTGGAGCAATTGCCCTCATACCTTGAGCGCTTGCGCGGTGCCCGCCACGACCTGCCGTTGGTGATGCTGCCGCTGCTCAACCAGCTGCGCGCCTGCCGTGGCATTGAGCCGCTGGCCCAGGCCAGCTTGATCAGCGGTGCTGCGCAGCGCTTTGCCGGCTCCGACGACCTGGCCAACCTCGACCTGTCGCTGGGCAACTGGCGCGAACAGTTGCAGGCCGGGCCGGGCCGCGATGCCCTGCGCTCGGTGGTGACCGCACTGTGCGACGACCTTATGCGCATAAAGGAGCGCCTGGACCAGTTCGTGCGCAGCGATCGCCAGCACAGCGAGCAGCTCGATGCCCTGCTGGCGCCGCTGCGCCACGTGGCCGATACCCTGGCGGTACTGGGTTTTCAGCAACCACGGCGGGTGATCATCGACCAGGTGCTGGCGCTGCAGGCCCTGGCCCAGGGCGAGCGGGCCGTGGACGACGCGGTGTTGATGGATGTAGCGGGCGCCCTGCTGTATGTGGAAGCGTCCCTGAACGGCATGGTCGGCCCGCTGGAGGAAAACGGCCAGGGCGGCCTGCCAGGCTCGGATCTGGCCGAAATACGCCAGCTGGTGTTGAACGAGTCGCTGAACGTGTTGCAGCAGGCCAAGGACCTGATCGGCGACTATGTGGAGTCCGACTGGCCCCGGCAGCGCCTGCAACCCTTGCCTGGGCTGTTGCAGCAGGTGCGCGGGGCGTTGGCCATGTTGATGCTACCCGCCGTGGCCGAGCTGTTTGCCGGCTGCGCAAGTTATGCGCAACGTTGGTTGCAGCACCTGGAGGACGAACCGCCCGCCGACGAGCTGAGCCACCTGGCCGAGGCCTTGAGCGCCGCTGAATGCTACCTGCAGTGGCGGGTGGCCGACCCGCTGGCGGACGGCCAGCCGTTCATCGATATGGCGCGTGCCAGCCTGGCAGCGTTGGGCGTGCACTGTGCACAGGCCGACGCCCGAGCGGGCCTGGATAGCCATGGCGATGGCATCGATGACGAGCTGCGCGAGGTGTTCCTCGAAGAAGCAGGCGAGTTGCTGCCGGAAATCGAGCGCCACTGGCTGCGCTGGCGTGCCGACAACCAGCAGCGCGCGGCGTTGGGGGAAGTGCGCCGTGCGCTGCATACGCTCAAAGGCAGTGGCCGCATGGTGCATGCCGAGGCCGTGGCTGAACTGGCCTGGGGCGCCGAGCACCTGCTGAACCGGGTGCTGGAGGGCCGCAGCGTGCTCAGCCCGGAAGGCGTGGTGGCCCTGCAACAGGTGTTCGTCCATCTGCCTGATCTGCTGGCCGACTTTGCCGCCGGCCAGCTGCCGCAACTGACCGAAATCGAACAACTGGCCGGGCACCTGCATGCCCTGGCGGAAAACGACGCACCGGCGGCCAGTATCGATGGCCTCGATCCACAGTTGCTGGATATCTTCCGCAGTGAGGCACAGGGCCATTTGGCCACCCTTGATGATTTCCTGCAGGGCGCCGATGGCCACGACACGCCGGTCAGCGACGGCCTGCAACGTGCCCTGCACACGCTCAAGGGCAGTGCCGCCATGGCCGGGGTGATGCCGGTCGCCGAGCTGGCCACCGCCTTCGACCGCCTCGCCCGTGAATACAAGGGCCATCAACTGCCATTGCAAATGGCCGAGATCGAATGGCTGGAAGCCGCGCGCTCGCTGTTCCACCTGGGCCTGGCGCAACTCGACAGCACACCCCTGGCCGCCATCCCTGGCGCCGCAGAACTGATCGAAGCGGTTGGCCAGGCAGTCGATAGCCGCCTGGCCGGCGGGCATGACGACCCGCAGCATGCCCGGCGCAGCAAGCGCGACCCACAGCGGGTTGCCAGTTTCCTGGCCCAGGCCATGGACATTCTGCTGGATGCCGAGTCGTTGCTGTCGCGCTGGCAGCAACAGCCCGGCCAGCGCGACGCACTGGATACCCTGCTTGACCAGATGACCACCCTGGGCCACGCCGCGCACCTGGCCGACTTGTGGCAAATGGATGATGTGTGCGAGGCCTTGCTGGACCTGTATGGCGCCGTGGAAGAGGGCAGCCTGCCCGCTGATGCGCGCTTTTTCGCCCACACGCATCGCGCCCATGAGGCCCTGCTGGACATGCTCGACGAAGTGGCGGCCGGGCAGGACATCGTGTCGCGCCCGGAGCTGGTCGACAGCTTGCGCAACCTGCTGGACCAGGCCTTGCCACCGGATGCCACCGGCCTGGTGGGCATCGACACGGTAACACCGCTGCACCCGGACATGGACCTGAGCGATACCTTGGGGCTGTCGCATAACCCTTTGTTGCCAGAGCTGGTTGAGCCACTGCCCGAAGACCCGGAAAGCCCAGGCGAAGAGCTGCTGGAAGTGTTCCTCGAAGAAAGCTCGGACATCGTCGAGAGCGCCGCCGCAGCCCTGGCGCGCTGGCAGGCCGACCCGCGCAGCAGCGTCGAGGTCGACAACCTGATGCGCGACCTGCACACCCTCAAGGGTGTGGCGCGCATGGTCGAAATTGCGCCGATCGGTGACCTGGCCCACGAACTGGAATTTCTTTACGAGCTGCTGGCGGCCGGGCGTTTGCCGCCGAGCCCGCCACTGTTCGCCCTGTTGCAGAATTGCCATGACCGGCTGGCGCACATGCTTGATGCCGTGCGCCTGGGGCAGCCTTTGCATGCCGCCACGGCGCTGATCGACTATATCCGCAACTTCAGCAGTGCGGCCCTCACCGACAGTGCAGCCGGCCAAGGGCCGGTCGAAGCCGCCGCCAGCGAGGTACCGGCGGCAGCGCCAGAGCGGGCGCCAGGCGACATGGTCAAGGTTGATGCCGAGTTGCTCGATGACCTCGGCAACCTGGCCGGCGAACACTCGATCATTCGTGGGCGCATCGAGCAGCAGGTCAACGACGCGCAGTTCGCCCTCAACGAGATGGAAACCACCCTGGAGCGCATGCGCGACCAGTTGCTGCGCCTGGACAACGAGACCCAGGGGCGGATCTCCAGCCGCCAGGCATTTGAAGGCGATGCCTATGACGACTTCGACCCCCTGGAAATGGACCGCCATTCGCAGTTGCAGCAACTGTCGCGGGCCTTGTTCGAGTCTGCCTCGGACTTGCTCGACCTGAAGGAAACCCTGGCCCAGCGTGCTCAGGAGGCGTACAGCCTGCTACAACAGCAGGCGCGGGTGAACAGCCAGTTGCAGGAAGGCCTGACCGCCACCTTGATGGTGCCCTTCGAACGCCTGGTACCTCGGCTGCAGCGTGTGGTGCGGCAGGTGGCCAGCGAACTGGGCAAGCAGGTGGAACTGGTGGTTGGCAACGCCGAAGGCGAACTGGACCGCAGTGTGCTCGAACGCATGGTGGCGCCGCTGGAGCACATGCTGCGCAACGCTGTCGACCATGGCCTGGAAAGCCGCGAAGCACGGCTGGCCGCTGGCAAGCCGGAACAGGGCACCATCCACCTGAATTTGCTGCACGAAGGTGCCGATATCGTTATCGAAATGACTGACGACGGTGCCGGTGTGCCACTGGACGCGGTGCGGCGCAAGGCCATCAAGCGCGGCCTGCTGGACCCCCAGGCAGACTTGAGCGATCACGAGATCCTGCAGTTCATCCTGCGCCCGGGTTTTTCCACCGCCGAAAAGATCACCCAGATTTCCGGGCGCGGCCTGGGCATGGACGTGGTGCACGAGGAGGTCAAGCAACTGGGTGGTTCGATGAGCATCGAGTCGGCCCTGGGCAAGGGGGCGCGCTTCTTGATCCGCCTGCCGTTCACCGTGTCGATCAACCGTGCGCTGATGGTGCACCTGGGCGAGGAGCAGTACGCCATCCCGCTCAATACCATCGAGGGTATCGTTCGCGTGCCGCCGGCAGAGCTTGCGGTCTGCTACCAGCTGGACACGCCCCGCTATGTCTACGCCGGCCATGAATACGAGCTGCGCTACCTGGGCGAGTTGCTGCAAGGCCTGCCGCGCCCCGCGCTGCTGGGGCAGAGCGTGCCGTTGCCGGTGCTGCTGGTGCATTCCAAGGAGCAGTCGTTCGCCATCCAGGCCGACAGCCTGTCGCCCAGCCGCGAGATCGTGGTGAAGAGCCTGGGGCCGCAGTTTGCTGCGGTTGCAGGGCTGTCGGGGGCGACATTGCTGGGCGATGGCCGGGTCGTGCTGATTCTCGACCTGCTTGGCCAGCTGCGCGGCCAGCAGCGGCGCCTGGCCCGTTTGCCCGGTGGCGGCACCCAGCGCCAACTGCTCGGCCCGGCGCCGCGGCGTGCGTTGCTGGTGATGGTGGTGGATGACTCGGTGACCGTGCGCAAAGTCACCAGCCGGCTGCTGGAGCGCCACGGCATGAGCGTGCTCACGGCCAAGGACGGGGTCGATGCCATGGCCCTGCTGGAAGACCACCGCCCCGACGTATTGCTGCTGGACATTGAAATGCCACGCATGGACGGCTTTGAGGTGGCCACACGCATTCGCCGTGACGAGCGGCTGAAAGACCTGCCAATCATCATGATCACCTCCCGCACCGGGCAGAAGCACCGCGACCGTGCCATGGCTATTGGCGTCAACGAATACCTGGGCAAGCCGTACCAGGAGTCGCTGCTGTTGCAGAGCATCGCCCATTGGAGCCAGGCCCATGCTTGA
- a CDS encoding chemotaxis protein CheW: MLELISGQRSSLTGLLLPLGDRTLVLPNVAVAELSGQRNLVCHPGDPAWHLGWIDWRQQRLPLIGFEAACGGETPCGERARVVVLNALGDTGLRYLALLLQDIPRSCKLDSQLNYVDVALGRLELAAVQVGEQVARVPDLVALERLVRDADLQPDLD; this comes from the coding sequence ATGCTTGAACTGATTTCCGGCCAGCGCAGCAGCCTGACCGGACTGTTGCTGCCGCTGGGTGACCGTACCCTGGTGTTGCCCAACGTGGCGGTGGCCGAGTTGAGCGGGCAGCGCAACCTGGTGTGCCACCCCGGCGACCCCGCCTGGCACCTGGGCTGGATCGACTGGCGCCAACAGCGCCTGCCGCTGATCGGCTTCGAGGCGGCGTGCGGTGGTGAAACACCGTGCGGCGAGCGGGCCCGGGTGGTGGTGCTCAATGCACTGGGTGACACCGGCCTGCGCTACCTGGCGCTGTTGCTGCAGGACATACCGCGCTCGTGCAAGCTCGACAGCCAGTTGAACTACGTGGATGTGGCGCTGGGCAGGCTGGAACTGGCGGCGGTGCAGGTGGGCGAGCAGGTGGCTCGGGTGCCGGATCTGGTTGCACTGGAAAGGCTGGTGCGTGACGCGGATCTGCAACCTGACCTTGATTAG
- the trhA gene encoding PAQR family membrane homeostasis protein TrhA yields the protein MYYGERFNAWTHLVGAVLACIGAIWLIVVAGLQGDPWKIVSFSIYGGTLLLLYSISTLYHSTRGRAKVIMRKLDHLSIYLLIAGSYTPFCLVSLRGPWGWSLFGVVWGLAVIGMLQEIKPRSEARILSIIIYAVMGWIVLVAVKPLLHSLGGAGFAWLAAGGVFYTVGIIFFALDSRLRHAHGIWHLFVITGSLLHFVAVSFYVL from the coding sequence ATGTATTACGGTGAACGCTTCAACGCCTGGACCCACCTGGTCGGTGCCGTCCTGGCCTGTATCGGTGCCATCTGGCTGATCGTGGTCGCGGGCCTGCAGGGCGACCCGTGGAAGATCGTCAGTTTCTCCATCTACGGCGGCACGCTGCTGTTGCTGTACAGCATTTCCACCCTGTACCACAGCACCCGCGGGCGGGCGAAGGTGATCATGCGCAAGCTCGATCACCTGTCGATCTACCTGCTGATCGCCGGCAGCTACACGCCATTCTGCCTGGTCAGCCTGCGCGGTCCCTGGGGCTGGAGCCTGTTCGGCGTGGTCTGGGGGCTGGCGGTAATCGGCATGCTGCAAGAGATCAAGCCGCGCTCCGAGGCGCGGATCCTGTCGATCATCATTTATGCCGTGATGGGCTGGATCGTGCTGGTGGCAGTGAAGCCGTTGCTGCACTCGCTGGGCGGCGCCGGCTTTGCCTGGTTGGCCGCCGGCGGGGTGTTCTACACCGTGGGCATCATCTTCTTCGCGCTCGACAGCCGCTTGCGCCACGCGCACGGCATCTGGCACCTGTTCGTGATTACCGGCAGCCTGCTGCACTTCGTGGCGGTGTCGTTCTACGTGCTCTAG
- a CDS encoding 16S rRNA (uracil(1498)-N(3))-methyltransferase: MRLSRFFIDAPLSLGEHDLPEAQAHYIGRVLRMAPGDAVQLFDGSGQEYLGQLLEVGKKTVRVSLDRALAGQADSPLHVHLGQGLSRGERMDWAIQKATELGANEITPIVSERCEVRLKDERADKRLAHWRQVAISACEQCGRSTLPVIHPPVTLAEWLTGTKADLKLVLHPVAEPLTSHDKPATLAFLIGPEGGLSDAEVEQAKGSGFHAARLGPRVLRTETAPVVALSVAQQLWGDF, from the coding sequence ATGAGACTGTCCCGCTTCTTCATCGACGCCCCCCTGAGCCTTGGCGAGCACGACCTGCCCGAAGCCCAGGCCCACTACATCGGCCGCGTACTGCGCATGGCCCCCGGCGACGCCGTGCAGCTGTTCGACGGCAGCGGCCAGGAATACCTCGGCCAGTTGCTTGAAGTGGGCAAGAAAACCGTACGCGTCAGCCTCGACCGGGCCCTCGCCGGACAGGCCGATTCACCGTTGCACGTGCACCTTGGCCAGGGCCTGTCCCGTGGCGAGCGCATGGATTGGGCGATCCAGAAAGCCACCGAGCTTGGCGCCAACGAAATCACCCCGATCGTCAGCGAACGCTGCGAAGTGCGGCTGAAAGACGAGCGCGCCGACAAGCGCCTGGCCCACTGGCGCCAAGTGGCGATCAGCGCCTGCGAACAATGCGGCCGCTCTACCTTGCCGGTCATCCACCCACCCGTGACCCTGGCCGAATGGCTGACAGGCACCAAAGCCGACCTGAAACTGGTCCTGCACCCGGTGGCCGAACCGCTCACCAGCCACGACAAACCTGCGACCCTGGCATTCCTGATCGGCCCCGAAGGCGGTCTGAGCGACGCCGAAGTCGAGCAGGCCAAAGGGTCTGGCTTCCACGCTGCCCGCCTCGGTCCACGGGTGCTGCGCACCGAGACTGCGCCAGTGGTGGCGCTGTCGGTGGCACAGCAATTGTGGGGCGATTTTTAG